Proteins found in one Poecilia reticulata strain Guanapo linkage group LG6, Guppy_female_1.0+MT, whole genome shotgun sequence genomic segment:
- the enpp2 gene encoding autotaxin isoform X2, with protein sequence MLLQKLCVWMLSVLCSSDLCWGFVFGRPKRSGEDGTATRTEFRSGSHYVPTSGSCRNRCYELVEAEPPNCRCDNLCKTYNSCCSDFNQLCLRTEGGYECSRDRCGETRSEQHACHCSDDCLARGDCCTNYRKLCRGDTSWLQDECEEIRSPECPAGFARPPLIILSVDGFRASYMKRGSSIIPNIEKLRTCGTHAPYMRPVYPSKTFPNLYSIATGLYPESHGIVGNSMYDPTFNATFNLRSREKLSHRWWGGQPIWITALRQGLKAATFFWPVAIPLERRILTLLQWLHLPEGERPYVYAMHSEQPDTYGHKVGPMSADLNNPLRAIDRIVGQLMDGLKQMKLHRCVNIILVGDHGMEEAHCDRTEFLSNYLTTVDDVILIPGSLGRIRSRYPSNPKYDPKAVVANLTCKKAEQHFKPYLKQHLPKRLHYANNRRIEDIHLLVERKWHVARKVPEGRRHCGFLGDHGYDNKINSMQTIFLGYGPTFKFKTKVPAFENIELYNVMCDLLGLKPAPNNGTHGSLNHLLRSPTFRPTMPEEVSRPMASNLVPMATDDLGCNCDEKVSAERLKVKRDFLFSLTNKVEELNRRLRQAIDDSRNLPYGRPAVLFRAKYTILHHSDYISSYSETLFMPLWTSYTVSRQVELSPLPESLSNCVRPDARVPPAFSQSCSNYRAERHVTYAFLYPPQLSSNLEKKYDAVLITNTVPMYPAFKRIWTYFQRALVKKYATERNGVNLLVGPIFDYNYDGVRDTAETIRDHVSGAVPVPSHYFMVLTSCLDFTQPADSCNGPLSSAAFILPHRPNNNETCNSSEDESRWVEDLMKMHTARVRDVELLTGLDLYRRTSRSYAEILSLKTYMHTYESEI encoded by the exons ATGTTGCTGCAGAAACTG TGTGTGTGGATGCTGTCGGTGCTGTGCAGCTCGGACCTGTGTTGGGGCTTTGTCTTCGGCCGGCCCAAGCGTTCAGGAGAGGACGGGACCGCAACCAGGACGGAGT TTCGCTCCGGGTCACACTACGTACCGACCTCCGGCTCCTGCAGGAACAGATGTTATGAGCTGGTGGAGGCCGAGCCCCCAAACTGTCGCTGTGACAACCTGTGTAAGACTTAtaacagctgctgctctgacttCAACCAGCTCTGCCTCCGGACAG AAGGAGGTTATGAATGCAGCAGGGATCGATGCGGCGAGACCCGGAGCGAACAGCACGCCTGCCACTGCTCTGATGACTGCCTCGCCAGGGGAGACTGCTGCACCAACTACAGGAAGCTGTGCAGAG GAGACACTTCCTGGCTGCAGGATGAATGTGAGGAAATCAGGAGCCCAGAGTGTCCTGCTGG GTTTGCGCGCCCACCTCTCATCATACTGTCTGTGGATGGGTTCAGAGCGTCTTACATGAAGAGGGGCAGCTCCATCATACCCAACATTGAAAAACTCC GAACATGTGGAACCCACGCTCCTTACATGAGGCCTGTTTATCCTTCCAAAACCTTCCCTAACCTCTATTCCATAGCAACA GGTCTCTATCCGGAGTCTCATGGCATCGTTGGAAACTCCATGTATGACCCAACATTTAATGCAACATTCAACCTGAGGAGCAGAGAAAAGCTGAGCCACCGCTGGTGGGGAGGACAACCA ATCTGGATCACTGCCCTCAGACAGGGACTGAAAGCTGCCACCTTCTTCTGGCCCGT GGCCATTCCTTTGGAGAGGAGGATCCTGACTTTGCTGCAGTGGCTCCATCTCCCTGAAGGAGAGAG GCCCTATGTTTATGCCATGCACTCTGAGCAACCAGACACTTATGGACACAAAGTGGGCCCAATGAGTGCAGAC CTTAACAATCCTCTGAGGGCGATTGATAGGATTGTGGGCCAGCTGATGGATGGACTCAAACAGATGAAACTACACCGATGTGTCAACATCATCCTGGTGGGAGACCACG GTATGGAAGAGGCTCACTGTGATCGCACAGAGTTCCTCAGTAACTACTTGACCACTGTTGATGACGTCATCCTCATCCCTGGGTCTCTTGGCAGAATACGCTCCAGATATCCCAGCAACCCCAAAT atgacCCCAAGGCTGTTGTTGCAAATCTAACA TGTAAGAAGGCAGAGCAACACTTTAAGCCCTACCTGAAGCAGCACCTGCCTAAGAGACTGCACTACGCCAACAATCGGCGTATTGAAGACATCCACCTGCTGGTGGAGAGGAAGTGGCATGTGGCCAG GAAAGTCCCAGAGGGGAGGAGACACTGTGGATTCTTAGGCGACCATGGATATGACAATAAGATCAACAGTATGCAG ACTATTTTCTTGGGCTATGGACCTACATTTAAATTCAAGACCAAAGTTCCAGCCTTTGAAAACATTGAGCTGTATAATGTCATGTGTG ATCTCCTGGGTCTAAAACCGGCTCCAAACAATGGAACTCATGGCAGCCTGAACCACCTGCTGAGAAGTCCGACTTTTAGACCCACCATGCCAGAGGAGGTGTCCAGGCCGATGGCTTCCAACCTCGTTCCTATGGCAACAGACGACTTGGGCTGCAACTGCGATGAAAAG GTGTCTGCTGAAAGGCTGAAGGTGaagagagattttcttttttcattaacG AACAAAGTGGAGGAGCTAAACCGGCGATTGAGGCAAGCTATTGATG ACAGCAGGAACCTGCCGTATGGCCGACCTGCTGTCCTCTTCCGTGCCAAATATACCATCCTACATCACAGCGACTACATCAGCAGCTACAGTGAAACCCTGTTCATGCCCCTCTGGACATCCTACACCGTCAGCAGACAG GTAGAGTTGTCTCCTCTGCCTGAGTCTCTGTCCAACTGTGTGAGACCGGATGCCAGAGTCCCACCGGCCTTCAGCCAGTCGTGTTCCAACTACAGAGCAGAGAGACATGTCACATATGCCTTCCTGTACCCGCCGC AGCTTTCCTCAAACCTGGAGAAAAAATATGATGCTGTCCTCATCACCAACACCGTGCCCATGTATCCTGCATTTAAGA GAATCTGGACTTACTTTCAGAGAGCGCTGGTGAAGAAATACGCCACTGAGAGGAATGGAGTGAACCTTCTTGTTGGACCCATCTTTGACTACAATTATGATGGAGTCAGAGACACAGCTGAGACGATCAGAGA CCATGTGAGCGGAGCCGTCCCCGTCCCGTCTCATTACTTCATGGTCCTGACCAGCTGCCTGGACTTCACACAGCCTGCAGACTCATGCAATGGTCCACTGAGCAGCGCCGCTTTCATCCTGCCACACCGACCCAACAACAATGAGACCTGCAAC AGCTCTGAGGATGAGTCCCGCTGGGTGGAGGACCTGATGAAGATGCACACTGCCCGGGTCAGAGACGTGGAGCTGCTCACAGGCCTGGACCTGTACCGGAGAACCAGCCGGAGCTACGCCGAGATCCTCTCCTTAAAAACATACATGCACACGTATGAGAGCGAGATTTGA
- the enpp2 gene encoding autotaxin isoform X4 encodes MLLQKLCVWMLSVLCSSDLCWGFVFGRPKRSGEDGTATRTEFRSGSHYVPTSGSCRNRCYELVEAEPPNCRCDNLCKTYNSCCSDFNQLCLRTEGGYECSRDRCGETRSEQHACHCSDDCLARGDCCTNYRKLCRGDTSWLQDECEEIRSPECPAGFARPPLIILSVDGFRASYMKRGSSIIPNIEKLRTCGTHAPYMRPVYPSKTFPNLYSIATGLYPESHGIVGNSMYDPTFNATFNLRSREKLSHRWWGGQPIWITALRQGLKAATFFWPVAIPLERRILTLLQWLHLPEGERPYVYAMHSEQPDTYGHKVGPMSADLNNPLRAIDRIVGQLMDGLKQMKLHRCVNIILVGDHGMEEAHCDRTEFLSNYLTTVDDVILIPGSLGRIRSRYPSNPKYDPKAVVANLTCKKAEQHFKPYLKQHLPKRLHYANNRRIEDIHLLVERKWHVARKVPEGRRHCGFLGDHGYDNKINSMQTIFLGYGPTFKFKTKVPAFENIELYNVMCDLLGLKPAPNNGTHGSLNHLLRSPTFRPTMPEEVSRPMASNLVPMATDDLGCNCDEKNKVEELNRRLRQAIDDSRNLPYGRPAVLFRAKYTILHHSDYISSYSETLFMPLWTSYTVSRQVELSPLPESLSNCVRPDARVPPAFSQSCSNYRAERHVTYAFLYPPQLSSNLEKKYDAVLITNTVPMYPAFKRIWTYFQRALVKKYATERNGVNLLVGPIFDYNYDGVRDTAETIRDHVSGAVPVPSHYFMVLTSCLDFTQPADSCNGPLSSAAFILPHRPNNNETCNSSEDESRWVEDLMKMHTARVRDVELLTGLDLYRRTSRSYAEILSLKTYMHTYESEI; translated from the exons ATGTTGCTGCAGAAACTG TGTGTGTGGATGCTGTCGGTGCTGTGCAGCTCGGACCTGTGTTGGGGCTTTGTCTTCGGCCGGCCCAAGCGTTCAGGAGAGGACGGGACCGCAACCAGGACGGAGT TTCGCTCCGGGTCACACTACGTACCGACCTCCGGCTCCTGCAGGAACAGATGTTATGAGCTGGTGGAGGCCGAGCCCCCAAACTGTCGCTGTGACAACCTGTGTAAGACTTAtaacagctgctgctctgacttCAACCAGCTCTGCCTCCGGACAG AAGGAGGTTATGAATGCAGCAGGGATCGATGCGGCGAGACCCGGAGCGAACAGCACGCCTGCCACTGCTCTGATGACTGCCTCGCCAGGGGAGACTGCTGCACCAACTACAGGAAGCTGTGCAGAG GAGACACTTCCTGGCTGCAGGATGAATGTGAGGAAATCAGGAGCCCAGAGTGTCCTGCTGG GTTTGCGCGCCCACCTCTCATCATACTGTCTGTGGATGGGTTCAGAGCGTCTTACATGAAGAGGGGCAGCTCCATCATACCCAACATTGAAAAACTCC GAACATGTGGAACCCACGCTCCTTACATGAGGCCTGTTTATCCTTCCAAAACCTTCCCTAACCTCTATTCCATAGCAACA GGTCTCTATCCGGAGTCTCATGGCATCGTTGGAAACTCCATGTATGACCCAACATTTAATGCAACATTCAACCTGAGGAGCAGAGAAAAGCTGAGCCACCGCTGGTGGGGAGGACAACCA ATCTGGATCACTGCCCTCAGACAGGGACTGAAAGCTGCCACCTTCTTCTGGCCCGT GGCCATTCCTTTGGAGAGGAGGATCCTGACTTTGCTGCAGTGGCTCCATCTCCCTGAAGGAGAGAG GCCCTATGTTTATGCCATGCACTCTGAGCAACCAGACACTTATGGACACAAAGTGGGCCCAATGAGTGCAGAC CTTAACAATCCTCTGAGGGCGATTGATAGGATTGTGGGCCAGCTGATGGATGGACTCAAACAGATGAAACTACACCGATGTGTCAACATCATCCTGGTGGGAGACCACG GTATGGAAGAGGCTCACTGTGATCGCACAGAGTTCCTCAGTAACTACTTGACCACTGTTGATGACGTCATCCTCATCCCTGGGTCTCTTGGCAGAATACGCTCCAGATATCCCAGCAACCCCAAAT atgacCCCAAGGCTGTTGTTGCAAATCTAACA TGTAAGAAGGCAGAGCAACACTTTAAGCCCTACCTGAAGCAGCACCTGCCTAAGAGACTGCACTACGCCAACAATCGGCGTATTGAAGACATCCACCTGCTGGTGGAGAGGAAGTGGCATGTGGCCAG GAAAGTCCCAGAGGGGAGGAGACACTGTGGATTCTTAGGCGACCATGGATATGACAATAAGATCAACAGTATGCAG ACTATTTTCTTGGGCTATGGACCTACATTTAAATTCAAGACCAAAGTTCCAGCCTTTGAAAACATTGAGCTGTATAATGTCATGTGTG ATCTCCTGGGTCTAAAACCGGCTCCAAACAATGGAACTCATGGCAGCCTGAACCACCTGCTGAGAAGTCCGACTTTTAGACCCACCATGCCAGAGGAGGTGTCCAGGCCGATGGCTTCCAACCTCGTTCCTATGGCAACAGACGACTTGGGCTGCAACTGCGATGAAAAG AACAAAGTGGAGGAGCTAAACCGGCGATTGAGGCAAGCTATTGATG ACAGCAGGAACCTGCCGTATGGCCGACCTGCTGTCCTCTTCCGTGCCAAATATACCATCCTACATCACAGCGACTACATCAGCAGCTACAGTGAAACCCTGTTCATGCCCCTCTGGACATCCTACACCGTCAGCAGACAG GTAGAGTTGTCTCCTCTGCCTGAGTCTCTGTCCAACTGTGTGAGACCGGATGCCAGAGTCCCACCGGCCTTCAGCCAGTCGTGTTCCAACTACAGAGCAGAGAGACATGTCACATATGCCTTCCTGTACCCGCCGC AGCTTTCCTCAAACCTGGAGAAAAAATATGATGCTGTCCTCATCACCAACACCGTGCCCATGTATCCTGCATTTAAGA GAATCTGGACTTACTTTCAGAGAGCGCTGGTGAAGAAATACGCCACTGAGAGGAATGGAGTGAACCTTCTTGTTGGACCCATCTTTGACTACAATTATGATGGAGTCAGAGACACAGCTGAGACGATCAGAGA CCATGTGAGCGGAGCCGTCCCCGTCCCGTCTCATTACTTCATGGTCCTGACCAGCTGCCTGGACTTCACACAGCCTGCAGACTCATGCAATGGTCCACTGAGCAGCGCCGCTTTCATCCTGCCACACCGACCCAACAACAATGAGACCTGCAAC AGCTCTGAGGATGAGTCCCGCTGGGTGGAGGACCTGATGAAGATGCACACTGCCCGGGTCAGAGACGTGGAGCTGCTCACAGGCCTGGACCTGTACCGGAGAACCAGCCGGAGCTACGCCGAGATCCTCTCCTTAAAAACATACATGCACACGTATGAGAGCGAGATTTGA
- the enpp2 gene encoding autotaxin isoform X3 gives MLSVLCSSDLCWGFVFGRPKRSGEDGTATRTEFRSGSHYVPTSGSCRNRCYELVEAEPPNCRCDNLCKTYNSCCSDFNQLCLRTEGGYECSRDRCGETRSEQHACHCSDDCLARGDCCTNYRKLCRGDTSWLQDECEEIRSPECPAGFARPPLIILSVDGFRASYMKRGSSIIPNIEKLRTCGTHAPYMRPVYPSKTFPNLYSIATGLYPESHGIVGNSMYDPTFNATFNLRSREKLSHRWWGGQPIWITALRQGLKAATFFWPVAIPLERRILTLLQWLHLPEGERPYVYAMHSEQPDTYGHKVGPMSADLNNPLRAIDRIVGQLMDGLKQMKLHRCVNIILVGDHGMEEAHCDRTEFLSNYLTTVDDVILIPGSLGRIRSRYPSNPKYDPKAVVANLTCKKAEQHFKPYLKQHLPKRLHYANNRRIEDIHLLVERKWHVARKVPEGRRHCGFLGDHGYDNKINSMQTIFLGYGPTFKFKTKVPAFENIELYNVMCDLLGLKPAPNNGTHGSLNHLLRSPTFRPTMPEEVSRPMASNLVPMATDDLGCNCDEKVSAERLKVKRDFLFSLTNKVEELNRRLRQAIDDSRNLPYGRPAVLFRAKYTILHHSDYISSYSETLFMPLWTSYTVSRQVELSPLPESLSNCVRPDARVPPAFSQSCSNYRAERHVTYAFLYPPQLSSNLEKKYDAVLITNTVPMYPAFKRIWTYFQRALVKKYATERNGVNLLVGPIFDYNYDGVRDTAETIRDHVSGAVPVPSHYFMVLTSCLDFTQPADSCNGPLSSAAFILPHRPNNNETCNSSEDESRWVEDLMKMHTARVRDVELLTGLDLYRRTSRSYAEILSLKTYMHTYESEI, from the exons ATGCTGTCGGTGCTGTGCAGCTCGGACCTGTGTTGGGGCTTTGTCTTCGGCCGGCCCAAGCGTTCAGGAGAGGACGGGACCGCAACCAGGACGGAGT TTCGCTCCGGGTCACACTACGTACCGACCTCCGGCTCCTGCAGGAACAGATGTTATGAGCTGGTGGAGGCCGAGCCCCCAAACTGTCGCTGTGACAACCTGTGTAAGACTTAtaacagctgctgctctgacttCAACCAGCTCTGCCTCCGGACAG AAGGAGGTTATGAATGCAGCAGGGATCGATGCGGCGAGACCCGGAGCGAACAGCACGCCTGCCACTGCTCTGATGACTGCCTCGCCAGGGGAGACTGCTGCACCAACTACAGGAAGCTGTGCAGAG GAGACACTTCCTGGCTGCAGGATGAATGTGAGGAAATCAGGAGCCCAGAGTGTCCTGCTGG GTTTGCGCGCCCACCTCTCATCATACTGTCTGTGGATGGGTTCAGAGCGTCTTACATGAAGAGGGGCAGCTCCATCATACCCAACATTGAAAAACTCC GAACATGTGGAACCCACGCTCCTTACATGAGGCCTGTTTATCCTTCCAAAACCTTCCCTAACCTCTATTCCATAGCAACA GGTCTCTATCCGGAGTCTCATGGCATCGTTGGAAACTCCATGTATGACCCAACATTTAATGCAACATTCAACCTGAGGAGCAGAGAAAAGCTGAGCCACCGCTGGTGGGGAGGACAACCA ATCTGGATCACTGCCCTCAGACAGGGACTGAAAGCTGCCACCTTCTTCTGGCCCGT GGCCATTCCTTTGGAGAGGAGGATCCTGACTTTGCTGCAGTGGCTCCATCTCCCTGAAGGAGAGAG GCCCTATGTTTATGCCATGCACTCTGAGCAACCAGACACTTATGGACACAAAGTGGGCCCAATGAGTGCAGAC CTTAACAATCCTCTGAGGGCGATTGATAGGATTGTGGGCCAGCTGATGGATGGACTCAAACAGATGAAACTACACCGATGTGTCAACATCATCCTGGTGGGAGACCACG GTATGGAAGAGGCTCACTGTGATCGCACAGAGTTCCTCAGTAACTACTTGACCACTGTTGATGACGTCATCCTCATCCCTGGGTCTCTTGGCAGAATACGCTCCAGATATCCCAGCAACCCCAAAT atgacCCCAAGGCTGTTGTTGCAAATCTAACA TGTAAGAAGGCAGAGCAACACTTTAAGCCCTACCTGAAGCAGCACCTGCCTAAGAGACTGCACTACGCCAACAATCGGCGTATTGAAGACATCCACCTGCTGGTGGAGAGGAAGTGGCATGTGGCCAG GAAAGTCCCAGAGGGGAGGAGACACTGTGGATTCTTAGGCGACCATGGATATGACAATAAGATCAACAGTATGCAG ACTATTTTCTTGGGCTATGGACCTACATTTAAATTCAAGACCAAAGTTCCAGCCTTTGAAAACATTGAGCTGTATAATGTCATGTGTG ATCTCCTGGGTCTAAAACCGGCTCCAAACAATGGAACTCATGGCAGCCTGAACCACCTGCTGAGAAGTCCGACTTTTAGACCCACCATGCCAGAGGAGGTGTCCAGGCCGATGGCTTCCAACCTCGTTCCTATGGCAACAGACGACTTGGGCTGCAACTGCGATGAAAAG GTGTCTGCTGAAAGGCTGAAGGTGaagagagattttcttttttcattaacG AACAAAGTGGAGGAGCTAAACCGGCGATTGAGGCAAGCTATTGATG ACAGCAGGAACCTGCCGTATGGCCGACCTGCTGTCCTCTTCCGTGCCAAATATACCATCCTACATCACAGCGACTACATCAGCAGCTACAGTGAAACCCTGTTCATGCCCCTCTGGACATCCTACACCGTCAGCAGACAG GTAGAGTTGTCTCCTCTGCCTGAGTCTCTGTCCAACTGTGTGAGACCGGATGCCAGAGTCCCACCGGCCTTCAGCCAGTCGTGTTCCAACTACAGAGCAGAGAGACATGTCACATATGCCTTCCTGTACCCGCCGC AGCTTTCCTCAAACCTGGAGAAAAAATATGATGCTGTCCTCATCACCAACACCGTGCCCATGTATCCTGCATTTAAGA GAATCTGGACTTACTTTCAGAGAGCGCTGGTGAAGAAATACGCCACTGAGAGGAATGGAGTGAACCTTCTTGTTGGACCCATCTTTGACTACAATTATGATGGAGTCAGAGACACAGCTGAGACGATCAGAGA CCATGTGAGCGGAGCCGTCCCCGTCCCGTCTCATTACTTCATGGTCCTGACCAGCTGCCTGGACTTCACACAGCCTGCAGACTCATGCAATGGTCCACTGAGCAGCGCCGCTTTCATCCTGCCACACCGACCCAACAACAATGAGACCTGCAAC AGCTCTGAGGATGAGTCCCGCTGGGTGGAGGACCTGATGAAGATGCACACTGCCCGGGTCAGAGACGTGGAGCTGCTCACAGGCCTGGACCTGTACCGGAGAACCAGCCGGAGCTACGCCGAGATCCTCTCCTTAAAAACATACATGCACACGTATGAGAGCGAGATTTGA
- the enpp2 gene encoding autotaxin isoform X1: MPGWLLSPQCVWMLSVLCSSDLCWGFVFGRPKRSGEDGTATRTEFRSGSHYVPTSGSCRNRCYELVEAEPPNCRCDNLCKTYNSCCSDFNQLCLRTEGGYECSRDRCGETRSEQHACHCSDDCLARGDCCTNYRKLCRGDTSWLQDECEEIRSPECPAGFARPPLIILSVDGFRASYMKRGSSIIPNIEKLRTCGTHAPYMRPVYPSKTFPNLYSIATGLYPESHGIVGNSMYDPTFNATFNLRSREKLSHRWWGGQPIWITALRQGLKAATFFWPVAIPLERRILTLLQWLHLPEGERPYVYAMHSEQPDTYGHKVGPMSADLNNPLRAIDRIVGQLMDGLKQMKLHRCVNIILVGDHGMEEAHCDRTEFLSNYLTTVDDVILIPGSLGRIRSRYPSNPKYDPKAVVANLTCKKAEQHFKPYLKQHLPKRLHYANNRRIEDIHLLVERKWHVARKVPEGRRHCGFLGDHGYDNKINSMQTIFLGYGPTFKFKTKVPAFENIELYNVMCDLLGLKPAPNNGTHGSLNHLLRSPTFRPTMPEEVSRPMASNLVPMATDDLGCNCDEKLRVKSRGQRGLKVTLVRGYNLESLWLCLLQNKVEELNRRLRQAIDDSRNLPYGRPAVLFRAKYTILHHSDYISSYSETLFMPLWTSYTVSRQVELSPLPESLSNCVRPDARVPPAFSQSCSNYRAERHVTYAFLYPPQLSSNLEKKYDAVLITNTVPMYPAFKRIWTYFQRALVKKYATERNGVNLLVGPIFDYNYDGVRDTAETIRDHVSGAVPVPSHYFMVLTSCLDFTQPADSCNGPLSSAAFILPHRPNNNETCNSSEDESRWVEDLMKMHTARVRDVELLTGLDLYRRTSRSYAEILSLKTYMHTYESEI; the protein is encoded by the exons ATGCCAGGATGGTTGCTGTCCCCTCAGTGTGTGTGGATGCTGTCGGTGCTGTGCAGCTCGGACCTGTGTTGGGGCTTTGTCTTCGGCCGGCCCAAGCGTTCAGGAGAGGACGGGACCGCAACCAGGACGGAGT TTCGCTCCGGGTCACACTACGTACCGACCTCCGGCTCCTGCAGGAACAGATGTTATGAGCTGGTGGAGGCCGAGCCCCCAAACTGTCGCTGTGACAACCTGTGTAAGACTTAtaacagctgctgctctgacttCAACCAGCTCTGCCTCCGGACAG AAGGAGGTTATGAATGCAGCAGGGATCGATGCGGCGAGACCCGGAGCGAACAGCACGCCTGCCACTGCTCTGATGACTGCCTCGCCAGGGGAGACTGCTGCACCAACTACAGGAAGCTGTGCAGAG GAGACACTTCCTGGCTGCAGGATGAATGTGAGGAAATCAGGAGCCCAGAGTGTCCTGCTGG GTTTGCGCGCCCACCTCTCATCATACTGTCTGTGGATGGGTTCAGAGCGTCTTACATGAAGAGGGGCAGCTCCATCATACCCAACATTGAAAAACTCC GAACATGTGGAACCCACGCTCCTTACATGAGGCCTGTTTATCCTTCCAAAACCTTCCCTAACCTCTATTCCATAGCAACA GGTCTCTATCCGGAGTCTCATGGCATCGTTGGAAACTCCATGTATGACCCAACATTTAATGCAACATTCAACCTGAGGAGCAGAGAAAAGCTGAGCCACCGCTGGTGGGGAGGACAACCA ATCTGGATCACTGCCCTCAGACAGGGACTGAAAGCTGCCACCTTCTTCTGGCCCGT GGCCATTCCTTTGGAGAGGAGGATCCTGACTTTGCTGCAGTGGCTCCATCTCCCTGAAGGAGAGAG GCCCTATGTTTATGCCATGCACTCTGAGCAACCAGACACTTATGGACACAAAGTGGGCCCAATGAGTGCAGAC CTTAACAATCCTCTGAGGGCGATTGATAGGATTGTGGGCCAGCTGATGGATGGACTCAAACAGATGAAACTACACCGATGTGTCAACATCATCCTGGTGGGAGACCACG GTATGGAAGAGGCTCACTGTGATCGCACAGAGTTCCTCAGTAACTACTTGACCACTGTTGATGACGTCATCCTCATCCCTGGGTCTCTTGGCAGAATACGCTCCAGATATCCCAGCAACCCCAAAT atgacCCCAAGGCTGTTGTTGCAAATCTAACA TGTAAGAAGGCAGAGCAACACTTTAAGCCCTACCTGAAGCAGCACCTGCCTAAGAGACTGCACTACGCCAACAATCGGCGTATTGAAGACATCCACCTGCTGGTGGAGAGGAAGTGGCATGTGGCCAG GAAAGTCCCAGAGGGGAGGAGACACTGTGGATTCTTAGGCGACCATGGATATGACAATAAGATCAACAGTATGCAG ACTATTTTCTTGGGCTATGGACCTACATTTAAATTCAAGACCAAAGTTCCAGCCTTTGAAAACATTGAGCTGTATAATGTCATGTGTG ATCTCCTGGGTCTAAAACCGGCTCCAAACAATGGAACTCATGGCAGCCTGAACCACCTGCTGAGAAGTCCGACTTTTAGACCCACCATGCCAGAGGAGGTGTCCAGGCCGATGGCTTCCAACCTCGTTCCTATGGCAACAGACGACTTGGGCTGCAACTGCGATGAAAAG TTGCGTGTAAAAAGTAGGGGCCAGAGAGGTTTGAAAGTGACCCTTGTACGAGGCTATAACCTGGAGTCACTCTGGCTCTGTCTCTTACAGAACAAAGTGGAGGAGCTAAACCGGCGATTGAGGCAAGCTATTGATG ACAGCAGGAACCTGCCGTATGGCCGACCTGCTGTCCTCTTCCGTGCCAAATATACCATCCTACATCACAGCGACTACATCAGCAGCTACAGTGAAACCCTGTTCATGCCCCTCTGGACATCCTACACCGTCAGCAGACAG GTAGAGTTGTCTCCTCTGCCTGAGTCTCTGTCCAACTGTGTGAGACCGGATGCCAGAGTCCCACCGGCCTTCAGCCAGTCGTGTTCCAACTACAGAGCAGAGAGACATGTCACATATGCCTTCCTGTACCCGCCGC AGCTTTCCTCAAACCTGGAGAAAAAATATGATGCTGTCCTCATCACCAACACCGTGCCCATGTATCCTGCATTTAAGA GAATCTGGACTTACTTTCAGAGAGCGCTGGTGAAGAAATACGCCACTGAGAGGAATGGAGTGAACCTTCTTGTTGGACCCATCTTTGACTACAATTATGATGGAGTCAGAGACACAGCTGAGACGATCAGAGA CCATGTGAGCGGAGCCGTCCCCGTCCCGTCTCATTACTTCATGGTCCTGACCAGCTGCCTGGACTTCACACAGCCTGCAGACTCATGCAATGGTCCACTGAGCAGCGCCGCTTTCATCCTGCCACACCGACCCAACAACAATGAGACCTGCAAC AGCTCTGAGGATGAGTCCCGCTGGGTGGAGGACCTGATGAAGATGCACACTGCCCGGGTCAGAGACGTGGAGCTGCTCACAGGCCTGGACCTGTACCGGAGAACCAGCCGGAGCTACGCCGAGATCCTCTCCTTAAAAACATACATGCACACGTATGAGAGCGAGATTTGA